In one Podarcis muralis chromosome 7, rPodMur119.hap1.1, whole genome shotgun sequence genomic region, the following are encoded:
- the DYRK1B gene encoding dual specificity tyrosine-phosphorylation-regulated kinase 1B isoform X1: MVIPSSTETHLNTMLLTLQSHWARQEPSCFLPSACYNRKMVTGGSSTPQCQLPPCSQVASLGRSLPTETIMSSQHSHAPFSSIQPMAEHQQIMPDLAILQRRIPLTFRDSATAPLRKLSVDLIKTYKHINEVYYAKKKRRALQVAPEDTSTKKERKVHNEGYDDDNYDYIVRNGERWLERYEIDSLIGKGSFGQVVKAYDQQAQEWVAIKIIKNKKAFLSQAQIELRLLELMNQHDTEMKYYIVHLKRHFMFRSHLCLVFELLSYNLYDLLRNTNFRGVSLNLTRKFAQQLCTALLFLATPELSIIHCDLKPENILLCNPKRSAIKIVDFGSSCQLGQRIYQYIQSRFYRSPEVLLGMPYDLAIDMWSLGCILVEMHTGEPLFSGANEADQMSRIVEVLGLPPPHMLEQAPKARKYFEKLPEGGWVLRRGKDGRKDYKVPGTRRLHEVLGVESGGPGGRRAGEQGHSPSDYLKFKDLVLRMLDYEPRSRITPFYALQHNFFKKTADEGTNTSASTSPSLGTEHSHSTSTTSSVSSSGGSSGSSNDNRGYRYSNRYYGSMGTVHADCEMQSPQAPPQQQMRLWASGDNESIPHILPHKPTPSQAMPCFPPSGHPPYQRPPLPLSPPLPEAMEVSLGPRHLDCNPPGLGSSSLHLGTSAFRTRTAGGSRPEGLGLNYPLRGRGHRDTDETALMGVCVPQGTAASS; this comes from the exons ATGGTGATCCCCTCCAGCACTGAGACCCATCTCAATACGATGCTGCTGACATTGCAATCGCATTGGGCCCGACAGGAGCCTTCCTGCTTTCTGCCCTCAGCCTGCTACAACAGGAAAATGGTCACAG gtggcagcagcactccacaaTGCCAGCTGCCGCCCTGCAGCCAGGTTGCCTCTCTGGGCCGCTCTCTTCCTACTGAGACAATCATGTCGAGCCAGCACAGCCATGCTCCCTTCTCCAGCATCCAGCCCATGGCTGAGCATCAGCAG ATCATGCCAGACCTGGCCATCCTGCAGAGAAGAATCCCGCTCACTTTTCGGGACTCTGCCACAGCCCCACTGCGCAAGCTGTCTGTCGACCTTATCAAAACTTACAAACATATCAATGAG GTCTATTATGCTAAGAAGAAACGCCGAGCCCTGCAGGTGGCACCCGAGGACACAAGCACCAAAAAGGAACGGAAAGTGCACAACGAGGGCTACGATGACGACAACTATGATTACATTGTTCGCAACGGGGAGCGCTGGCTGGAACGCTATGAAATAGACTCGCTCATTGGCAAGGGATCCTTCGGACAG GTGGTGAAGGCCTATGACCAACAGGCTCAGGAGTGGGTGGCCATAAAGATAATCAAGAACAAGAAGGCATTTTTGAGCCAGGCTCAGATTGAATTGCGATTGCTGGAACTGATGAACCAGCATGACACAGAGATGAAATACTACATTG TGCACTTGAAGCGACACTTCATGTTCCGGAGCCATTTGTGCCTGGTGTTTGAGTTGCTGTCCTACAACCTCTACGACTTGCTCCGTAACACCAACTTCCGTGGCGTCTCTCTGAACCTCACACGCAAGTTTGCCCAGCAGCTGTGCACTGCATTACTCTTCCTGGCAACACCTGAGCTCAGCATCATCCACTGTGACCTTAAGCCTGAGAACATCCTGCTCTGCAACCCCAAGCGCAGTGCCATCAAGATTGTGGACTTTGGCAGCTCCTGCCAGCTGGGCCAGCGG ATCTACCAGTATATCCAGAGCCGATTTTACCGCTCACCTGAAGTGCTACTGGGCATGCCTTATGACCTGGCTATTGACATGTGGTCCTTAGGTTGCATCCTGGTGGAGATGCACACAGGAGAGCCCCTCTTCAGTGGCGCCAATGAG GCAGATCAGATGAGCCGGATTGTGGAGGTGTTGGGGCTGCCACCCCCTCACATGTTGGAGCAGGCTCCCAAAGCTCGGAAGTACTTTGAAAAGCTGCCTGAGGGGGGCTGGGTCCTCCGGCGGGGCAAAGATGGCAGGAAG GACTACAAGGTTCCAGGGACACGGCGGCTGCACGAAGTGCTGGGGGTGGAGAGTGGAGGCCCAGGCGGGCGCCGTGCAGGGGAGCAGGGGCATTCGCCTTCGGACTACCTGAAGTTCAAGGATTTGGTGCTGCGCATGCTGGACTATGAACCCCGTAGCCGCATCACCCCCTTCTACGCCCTGCAGCACAACTTCTTCAAGAAAACAGCCGACGAGGGCACCAACACAAGCGCCAGCACCTCACCCAGCCTGGGCACGGAGCACAGCCactccaccagcaccaccagtTCTGTGTCTAGTTCTG GCGGCTCCAGTGGTTCTTCCAACGACAACCGCGGTTACCGTTACAGCAATCGTTACTACGGCAGCATGGGCACCGTGCATGCAGACTGTGAGATGCAGAGTCCTCAA GCGCCCCCGCAGCAGCAGATGCGTCTTTGGGCCAGCGGCGACAACGAGAGTATTCCTCACATCTTACCTCACAAGCCCACGCCCAGCCAGGCCATGCCATGTTTCCCCCCGAGCGGGCACCCTCCGTACCAGCGCCCTCCACTCCCACTCTCCCCCCCGCTTCCCGAGGCCATGGAGGTTTCTCTGGGCCCTCGCCATCTGGACTGCAACCCCCCCGGGCTGGGCTCTTCCTCCTTGCACTTGGGCACCTCGGCCTTCCGGACTAGGACTGCTGGCGGCTCGCGCCCTGAGGGACTTGGCCTCAACTATCCTCTCCGCGGGCGTGGGCACCGAGACACTGACGAGACTGCACTGATGGGTGTCTGCGTGCCCCAGGGCACGGCTGCCAGCTCCTGA
- the DYRK1B gene encoding dual specificity tyrosine-phosphorylation-regulated kinase 1B isoform X2: MSSQHSHAPFSSIQPMAEHQQIMPDLAILQRRIPLTFRDSATAPLRKLSVDLIKTYKHINEVYYAKKKRRALQVAPEDTSTKKERKVHNEGYDDDNYDYIVRNGERWLERYEIDSLIGKGSFGQVVKAYDQQAQEWVAIKIIKNKKAFLSQAQIELRLLELMNQHDTEMKYYIVHLKRHFMFRSHLCLVFELLSYNLYDLLRNTNFRGVSLNLTRKFAQQLCTALLFLATPELSIIHCDLKPENILLCNPKRSAIKIVDFGSSCQLGQRIYQYIQSRFYRSPEVLLGMPYDLAIDMWSLGCILVEMHTGEPLFSGANEADQMSRIVEVLGLPPPHMLEQAPKARKYFEKLPEGGWVLRRGKDGRKDYKVPGTRRLHEVLGVESGGPGGRRAGEQGHSPSDYLKFKDLVLRMLDYEPRSRITPFYALQHNFFKKTADEGTNTSASTSPSLGTEHSHSTSTTSSVSSSGGSSGSSNDNRGYRYSNRYYGSMGTVHADCEMQSPQAPPQQQMRLWASGDNESIPHILPHKPTPSQAMPCFPPSGHPPYQRPPLPLSPPLPEAMEVSLGPRHLDCNPPGLGSSSLHLGTSAFRTRTAGGSRPEGLGLNYPLRGRGHRDTDETALMGVCVPQGTAASS, encoded by the exons ATGTCGAGCCAGCACAGCCATGCTCCCTTCTCCAGCATCCAGCCCATGGCTGAGCATCAGCAG ATCATGCCAGACCTGGCCATCCTGCAGAGAAGAATCCCGCTCACTTTTCGGGACTCTGCCACAGCCCCACTGCGCAAGCTGTCTGTCGACCTTATCAAAACTTACAAACATATCAATGAG GTCTATTATGCTAAGAAGAAACGCCGAGCCCTGCAGGTGGCACCCGAGGACACAAGCACCAAAAAGGAACGGAAAGTGCACAACGAGGGCTACGATGACGACAACTATGATTACATTGTTCGCAACGGGGAGCGCTGGCTGGAACGCTATGAAATAGACTCGCTCATTGGCAAGGGATCCTTCGGACAG GTGGTGAAGGCCTATGACCAACAGGCTCAGGAGTGGGTGGCCATAAAGATAATCAAGAACAAGAAGGCATTTTTGAGCCAGGCTCAGATTGAATTGCGATTGCTGGAACTGATGAACCAGCATGACACAGAGATGAAATACTACATTG TGCACTTGAAGCGACACTTCATGTTCCGGAGCCATTTGTGCCTGGTGTTTGAGTTGCTGTCCTACAACCTCTACGACTTGCTCCGTAACACCAACTTCCGTGGCGTCTCTCTGAACCTCACACGCAAGTTTGCCCAGCAGCTGTGCACTGCATTACTCTTCCTGGCAACACCTGAGCTCAGCATCATCCACTGTGACCTTAAGCCTGAGAACATCCTGCTCTGCAACCCCAAGCGCAGTGCCATCAAGATTGTGGACTTTGGCAGCTCCTGCCAGCTGGGCCAGCGG ATCTACCAGTATATCCAGAGCCGATTTTACCGCTCACCTGAAGTGCTACTGGGCATGCCTTATGACCTGGCTATTGACATGTGGTCCTTAGGTTGCATCCTGGTGGAGATGCACACAGGAGAGCCCCTCTTCAGTGGCGCCAATGAG GCAGATCAGATGAGCCGGATTGTGGAGGTGTTGGGGCTGCCACCCCCTCACATGTTGGAGCAGGCTCCCAAAGCTCGGAAGTACTTTGAAAAGCTGCCTGAGGGGGGCTGGGTCCTCCGGCGGGGCAAAGATGGCAGGAAG GACTACAAGGTTCCAGGGACACGGCGGCTGCACGAAGTGCTGGGGGTGGAGAGTGGAGGCCCAGGCGGGCGCCGTGCAGGGGAGCAGGGGCATTCGCCTTCGGACTACCTGAAGTTCAAGGATTTGGTGCTGCGCATGCTGGACTATGAACCCCGTAGCCGCATCACCCCCTTCTACGCCCTGCAGCACAACTTCTTCAAGAAAACAGCCGACGAGGGCACCAACACAAGCGCCAGCACCTCACCCAGCCTGGGCACGGAGCACAGCCactccaccagcaccaccagtTCTGTGTCTAGTTCTG GCGGCTCCAGTGGTTCTTCCAACGACAACCGCGGTTACCGTTACAGCAATCGTTACTACGGCAGCATGGGCACCGTGCATGCAGACTGTGAGATGCAGAGTCCTCAA GCGCCCCCGCAGCAGCAGATGCGTCTTTGGGCCAGCGGCGACAACGAGAGTATTCCTCACATCTTACCTCACAAGCCCACGCCCAGCCAGGCCATGCCATGTTTCCCCCCGAGCGGGCACCCTCCGTACCAGCGCCCTCCACTCCCACTCTCCCCCCCGCTTCCCGAGGCCATGGAGGTTTCTCTGGGCCCTCGCCATCTGGACTGCAACCCCCCCGGGCTGGGCTCTTCCTCCTTGCACTTGGGCACCTCGGCCTTCCGGACTAGGACTGCTGGCGGCTCGCGCCCTGAGGGACTTGGCCTCAACTATCCTCTCCGCGGGCGTGGGCACCGAGACACTGACGAGACTGCACTGATGGGTGTCTGCGTGCCCCAGGGCACGGCTGCCAGCTCCTGA